A region from the Aegilops tauschii subsp. strangulata cultivar AL8/78 chromosome 5, Aet v6.0, whole genome shotgun sequence genome encodes:
- the LOC109733218 gene encoding blue copper protein, with amino-acid sequence MASFSAALVALLLASCAVAAAATTFDVGDGHGWQTGVDYTAWTSDKTFAVGDKLVFNYTRKAHTVTEVNDSGYSACSGANSLSNDDSGATTVTLTMAGVHYFICDVTGHCPNGMKLTVTVTVAGGSTTGGTVPTGASGVSRGPAVSAAVAAAEGALVALALFS; translated from the exons ATGGCGTCTTTttctgccgccctcgtcgcgctGCTGCTCGCCAGCTGCGCCGTGGCGGCCGCGGCCACGACGTTCGACGTCGGTGACGGGCACGGCTGGCAGACCGGCGTCGACTACACGGCCTGGACGTCCGACAAGACCTTCGCGGTCGGCGACAAGCTAG TGTTCAACTACACGAGGAAGGCGCACACGGTGACGGAGGTGAACGACAGCGGCTACAGCGCCTGCTCGGGCGCCAACTCCCTGAGCAACGACGACAGCGGCGCCACCACCGTCACGCTCACGATGGCCGGCGTGCACTACTTCATCTGCGACGTCACGGGCCACTGCCCCAACGGCATGAAGCTCACCGTCACCGTGACGGTCGCCGGGGGCTCGACGACCGGAGGCACCGTCCCTACGGGCGCCTCCGGTGTGTCCCGCGGGCCGGCGGTGAGCGCCGCTGTCGCCGCTGCCGAGGGGGCTCTGGTCGCGCTCGCGCTCTTCTCATGA
- the LOC109733238 gene encoding mavicyanin: protein MASSSAALLAVLVVVSCAGMAAATSYTVGDTKGWVTGVDYSGWTSGKSFAVGDTLVFSYASKVHTVTEVSQGGYTSCSGSNALANDDSGATTVTLATPGTHYYICNIPGHCASGMKLAVTVAGGGSSPGGSTPSGASAGGSLAPAMGAVVAAAAGALIKVALF from the exons ATGGCGTCCTCTTCTGCCGCTCTCCTCGCGGTGCTCGTCGTCGTGAGCTGCGCGGGCATGGCTGCGGCCACGTCGTACACCGTCGGCGACACCAAGGGCTGGGTGACCGGCGTCGACTACTCCGGCTGGACCAGCGGCAAGTCGTTCGCCGTCGGCGACACGCTAG TGTTCAGCTACGCGAGCAAGGTGCACACGGTGACGGAGGTGAGCCAGGGCGGCTACACGTCCTGCTCCGGGAGCAACGCGCTGGCCAACGACGACAGCGGCGCCACCACCGTCACGCTCGCGACCCCCGGCACGCACTACTACATCTGCAACATCCCCGGCCACTGCGCCAGCGGCATGAAGCTCGCCGTCACCGTCGCCGGGGGCGGCTCGTCCCCGGGAGGCTCCACCCCGTCCGGCGCCTCCGCCGGCGGCTCCCTGGCCCCGGCGATGGGCGCCGTCgtcgccgcggcggcgggggCTCTGATCAAGGTGGCGCTGTTCTGA